A genomic segment from Fusarium fujikuroi IMI 58289 draft genome, chromosome FFUJ_chr04 encodes:
- a CDS encoding related to ARG8-acetylornithine aminotransferase, giving the protein MRLLTRQAAYTIARTAFRSKAPVSDFSRAGVSTLHAKINSPPPRIVKSQGCWLETDQGDRILDASSGAAVVSIGHNESRVKDAIAAQLDQVAYCYNPFFTTEAAEKISSFLTESTNGAMSKVFIVSSGTEAVEAALKIARQYFTELPTPQPSRTKFIARKQSYHGNTLGSLAVGGHKARRGVYEPILATNVSHVSPCYPYREMKADETEQQYVQRLAKELDDEFQRLGPDTVCAFIAETVSGTSLGCAPPVPGYFKAIKEVCDRHGALLIMDEVMSGMGRTGTLHAWEPEGVVPDLQTVAKGLGAGYMPVGALLVGNKVTDTLANGSGAFSHSQTYQGHPVACAAAYAVQTVMKEDNMLQNVQNMGKLLGDNLKERLGGHKNVGDVRGRGLYWGLEFVWNKETKEPFDLSEQVAGQLHKAGLGADHGISLIPSTGCLDGVRGDMVIVSPPFTITKEEIELLVDKVEKVVISVLGS; this is encoded by the exons ATGAGGCTTCTTACCCGGCAAGCAGCATATACGATTGCAAGAACGGCCTTTCGCAGTAAGGCACCAGTGTCCGACTTCAGCCGTGCTGGTGTTTCAACACTTCacgccaagatcaacagcCCGCCTCCAAGAATCGTCAAAAGTCAAGGATGTTGGCTGGAAACAGACCAAGGCGATCGAATCTTGGATGCATCTTCAGGTGCCGCTGTTGTTTCGATCGGACATAATGAATCGCGAGTGAAGGATGCCATTGCTGCTCAACTGGACCAGGTAGCATACTGCTACAACCCTTTCTTCACGACAGAGGCAGCAGAGAAGATTTCTAGCTTCTTGACCGAGTCTACTAATGGGGCTATGTCCAAGGTTTTCATCGTTAGCTCGG GTActgaagctgttgaagcAGCTTTAAAGATCGCTCGTCAGTATTTCACAGAGTTACCAACCCCGCAGCCATCCCGGACGAAGTTTATTGCTCGCAAGCAATCGTATCACGGAAACACGCTTGGATCTTTGGCAGTGGGCGGCCATAAAGCCCGACGTGGCGTGTACGAACCAATTCTTGCAACCAATGTGTCTCATGTTTCTCCATGCTACCCTTATCGAGAGATGAAAGCAGACGAAACAGAACAGCAATATGTTCAACGTCTAGCTAAAGAGCTAGATGACGAGTTTCAGCGTCTCGGGCCTGATACTGTTTGTGCCTTTATCGCTGAAACTGTGTCTGGGACATCATTGGGCTGTGCGCCTCCAGTACCTGGGTACTTCAAAGCTATCAAAGAAGTGTGTGATCGCCACGGTGCTCTTCTGATTATGGATGAAGTCATGTCTGGAATGGGGAGGACAGGCACGCTGCATGCTTGGGAGCCGGAGGGTGTAGTGCCAGATCTACAGACTGTTGCTAAAGGACTGGGAGCTGGCTACATGCCCGTGGGGGCCTTGCTCGTCGGTAACAAAGTTACAGACACCCTTGCAAATGGGTCAGGAGCTTTCTCTCACAGTCAAACTTATCAAGGACACCCTGTTGCATGTGCTGCCGCGTATGCTGTGCAGACTGTTATGAAAGAAGACAACATGCTGCAGAATGTGCAAAATATGGGTAAATTGCTGGGTGACAATCTTAAAGAGAGGCTAGGAGGTCACAAGAATGTGGGAGATGTCCGTGGAAGAGGACTTTACTGGGGT TTGGAATTTGTTTGGAATAAAGAGACGAAGGAGCCTTTTGATCTGAGTGAACAAGTCGCTGGACAGCTGCACAAGGCTGGGTTGGGAGCCGATCATGGTATTTCATTGATTCCATCTACTGGCTGCCTGGACGGTGTTCGAGGAGATATGGTGATTGTCTCTCCTCCTTTCACAATCACgaaggaggagatcgagTTGCTGGTTGACAAGGTCGAAAAAGTAGTTATTTCTGTCCTGGGATCATAG
- a CDS encoding uncharacterized protein (reviewed:yes 1) has product MPSATPPKSDKVKKRPKVRDCDRTEPTCGKCSAKGIKCSGLGLRYRFNDGIAARGKFVGKSLPIIDGVEANSAETTSAAVSSCRRQNDPFRASGYETVEQYPVEVDATTEEEHEIQDLVVSSHVPISVDWGLDHVDPKSRFCLGYFSNNIAQLIAVINMGFNGYRDLVLPRAETDPLVRKAVLLVVEQHLSLQNGTAISLDPAAYGSLVRELIMRSHQCAPQDDDSALTALLLLHIREMISGSDNFRLIYGSLRVVVNALAKNAGEGTSDLRRFLQMQILR; this is encoded by the exons ATGCCCTCCGCAACGCCTCCGAAGTCGGACAAAGTGAAGAAAAGGCCCAAAGTCAGAG ACTGTGATCGGACAGAGCCAACCTGTGGCAAATGTTCCGCCAAGGGCATCAAGTGCAGTGGACTAGGTCTACGATACCGCTTCAACGATGGCATTGCTGCCCGTGGAAAGTTTGTTGGCAAATCGTTGCCTATTATTGATGGCGTAGAAGCCAATTCTGCGGAAACGACGTCAGCGGCAGTCTCAAGTTGTAGGAGACAGAATGATCCTTTTCGTGCAAGTGGCTATGAGACTGTCGAGCAATACCCAGTTGAAGTCGATGCTACAACTGAGGAAGAGCATGAGATACAAGATTTGGTTGTCTCAAGTCACGTACCAATATCGGTAGACTGGGGCTTAGATCACGTTGACCCAAAGTCCAGGTTCTGTCTTGGCTACT TCTCAAATAACATTGCCCAACTCATCGCAGTCATAAACATGGGCTTCAACGGATATCGTGACCTCGTCTTACCGAGAGCAGAAACAGATCCTTTGGTCCGAAAAGCAGTTCTTTTGGTAGTCGAACAGCATCTCTCTTTACAAAACGGCACTGCAATATCACTGGACCCAGCAGCTTATGGATCTCTTGTACGCGAACTCATCATGCGTTCTCATCAGTGTGCACCccaagatgatgattctGCACTTACTGCGTTACTTTTGCTGCATATTCGGGAGATGATAAGTGGAAGCGACAACTTTAGACTGATCTATGGTTCGCTGCGAGTGGTGGTCAACGCACTTGCGAAGAATGCGGGCGAAGGAACTTCTGACCTCAGGAGGTTTCTGCAAATGCAGATACTAAGGTAA
- a CDS encoding related to Carboxypeptidase 2: MLAKTVLFGISAVSAVNAFQYGYNHVTVRKDIPLIAANFKDVDVDLYSPAFLDPGSRQTGFKNGTQGPTSHEDMEAYMESIASKNDYMTYQTANFTSEELRSFPFVKLSSSKGPKTSDKVRVWVQGAVHGNEPAGDQSLLALLAKFDKDPKWASKILKNLDIVILPRYNPDGVYYFQRVLATNFDPNRDHTKLARQQTRDIKQLFNEFAPHVAIDMHEYGSSSRYGNYVQASDGLFSAAKNLNINKNIRELSEKLFAKNIGDAMVKAGLRWEPYVTGSTSTDPTYVPKQVSFDEAGSDAKIGRNAMGLTQSITFLIEMRGIGLADQEFQRRTAAGLTMASSIIETASNNAQKVFKTVEGGIKDFIKSKEPIVITDSTKYSTRVFQMIDYTNGSIVKVPVQFASTTPTTANLTRSRPESYLIPVAWADVAKRLEVSGLEVETLSKPWSGTVEALNITSSELSSSYYEGAVLATVTTETKKRQLTLPAGSFLVSTRQKNAGLALNALEPENIDSYASFNIIPLEVGDEYPIFRVVKG; encoded by the exons ATGCTGGCAAAGACAGTCTTGTTCGGTATCTCGGCCGTCTCGGCCGTCAATGCCTTTCAATATGGCTACAACCACGTAACCGTCCGAAAAGATATTCCATTGATTGCAGCAAATTTCAaggatgtcgatgtcgatcTTTATTCGCCGGCTTTCCTCGACCCTGGGAGTCGGCAGACAGGTTTCAAAAATGGAACCCAAGGGCCGACCTCTCACGAAGATATGG AGGCCTACATGGAAAGCATTGCTTCAAAGAACGACTATATGACCTACCAAACAGCAAACTTTACATCCGAAGAACTAAGATCATTCCCATTTGTCAAGCTCTCGTCTTCAAAGGGTCCAAAGACTTCAGACAAGGTCCGAGTTTGGGTTCAAGGCGCTGTACACGGCAACGAACCAGCCGGTGATCAATCCCTCCTCGCTCTGCTTGCCAAATTCGACAAAGATCCCAAATGGGCATCAAagattctcaagaaccttgatATAGTCATCTTGCCTCGGTACAACCCTGATGGTGTTTACTACTTCCAGCGCGTACTCGCTACGAATTTTGATCCAAACCGCGATCATACTAAGCTTGCACGACAGCAGACTCGTGATATCAAGCAACTGTTCAACGAGTTTGCTCCACATGTTGCCATTGATATGCATGAGTATGGGTCATCAAGTCGATACGGTAACTACGTTCAAGCTTCTGACGGCTTATTCTCCGCTGCGAAAAACCTGAATATCAACAAGAATATTCGAGAACTCTCTGAGAAGCTGTTTGCCAAGAACATTGGAGATGCTATGGTCAAGGCTGGGCTGAGATGGGAGCCTTATGTGACTGGCAGCACTAGCACTGACCCTACTTACGTGCCCAAGCAAGTCTC GTTCGACGAAGCTGGCTCTGATGCCAAGATTGGTCGCAACGCAATGGGTCTCACTCAATCCATCACATTCCTGATCGAGATGCGAGGAATTGGCCTAGCAGACCAAGAATTCCAACGTCGAACTGCTGCTGGCTTGACTATGGCTAGCTCCATCATCGAAACTGCTTCCAACAACGCCCAGAAGGTCTTCAAGACCGTCGAGGGTGGTATCAAGGATTTCATCAAGTCCAAGGAACCTATTGTCATCACCGACTCGACAAAGTATAGCACACGGGTGTTCCAGATGATTGATTACACAAACGGCTCAATCGTCAAAGTTCCGGTTCAGTTTGCGTCTACTACGCCAACTACCGCGAACCTAACTCGCTCTCGACCAGAATCTTACCTTATCCCTGTTGCTTGGGCAGATGTCGCTAAGCGTCTTGAGGTTTCTGGTCTTGAAGTCGAGACTCTTAGTAAGCCCTGGAGCGGTACAGTTGAAGCATTGAATATTACATCTTCGGAGCTCAGCAGTTCGTACTACGAGGGAGCTGTGCTTGCTACTGTTACGACTGAAACCAAGAAACGACAGCTTACTCTGCCGGCTGGTAGCTTTCTAGTCAGCACCAGGCAGAAAAACGCGGGGCTGGCTCTGAATGCTTTGGAGCCTGAGAATATTGATTCTTATGCTAGTTTCAACATTATTCCTCTTGAAGTTGGGGATGAGTATCCTATTTTTAGGGTTGTTAAGGGTTAG